The DNA segment GATGTTAAGGCTATCAGGGAAATACTGCTGACTGCTATAAAACGTGAGCTTCAAAAACTGGAGGGTGGTGAAGGGAAGCATATTAAAGGCCTGACCTTATTTATTGCCTGTAAGCCGGAGGAAAAACACCGGTATGAATCAGCTGTTTTTACAGAAGATGAAGATCGCTTTAGAAATGAGATCCAGCGGATAGCTGATGATTTTGCTATAGATTTTCCAGAAACCTGGAGTATGCAGATCACGTTTATAGAAGAGTTGCCTGCTGATACCATAAAACTGGCAAATCTAAGTGCGGCACTTCATATCAAAACCCCGGAACATCAGGTAACGCTCAGGTCACAAATTGCTTATATCCGTACTTTAAATGGAGAATCTGAAAAAAAGGAATATAAGATTACTGCAGATAGTGGCAAAATAAATATTGGAAGAGAACATAAGGTGCAGGTAAGTGATGGATTTTTCAGGATCAATCAGATTGCCTTTCCTGATGACAGTAAAAATGAGGCCAATAAATTTATCAGCAGGCAGCACGCCCATATTGTATGGGATGCTGATACAGCTTCGTTCCTGCTATTTGCTGATGAAGGTGGAATTCCTCCAAGAAACAAAGTAAAAATCAGATCTGTGGGTGAGCATAACCCCGTAAAATTAAATGTTACCGAACTTGGGCATGTGTTACAGGAGGGTGATCAGATCATATTGGGTGAACTTGCAGTCTTGGAATTTAGTTATCTTAACATAGATTATAATCAATAATAGCATAATGAGTAAAGTTTTTACAATAACAGAAGGATTAGAAAATCTTGGTGCCTTAAGCACGGGTGGACAGGGTTCTGTATATAAAGGCAAAAGGGTTGGAACAATCATCACGGCAGTGAAAATTATGCCCACCCCCATTCATACGGAAAGTGAAGATGACAAGAATTTCCTTAAGTTTAAAAATGAAGTAGAAAAACTGAAAAAGGTAAATGAAATACCCAACCCTAATGTAGTAAAAATACTGGGGTCGGGCCTTACTGAAAGTGGTTCTTTCCCTTTTATAGAAATGGAATACATTGAGGG comes from the Pedobacter heparinus DSM 2366 genome and includes:
- a CDS encoding FHA domain-containing protein → MFNLFNKSNQEPPQDVKAIREILLTAIKRELQKLEGGEGKHIKGLTLFIACKPEEKHRYESAVFTEDEDRFRNEIQRIADDFAIDFPETWSMQITFIEELPADTIKLANLSAALHIKTPEHQVTLRSQIAYIRTLNGESEKKEYKITADSGKINIGREHKVQVSDGFFRINQIAFPDDSKNEANKFISRQHAHIVWDADTASFLLFADEGGIPPRNKVKIRSVGEHNPVKLNVTELGHVLQEGDQIILGELAVLEFSYLNIDYNQ